One region of Pirellulales bacterium genomic DNA includes:
- a CDS encoding Gfo/Idh/MocA family oxidoreductase has translation MQNHSRRQFLHDTLWSAATAVIASNLPLQPCFAGDQQSRSPSERLRIAVLGVGKRGIDHATAFASRQDTEVAIICDADTDTGQKRCDELLEKTGRRPHFEQDLRKVIDNKSIDIVSIALPNHWHALAAIWAMQAGKDVYVEKPVSHNIAEGRAVVDSARKYKRICQTGTQHRSLPGLRDAIAYLHSGKLGDVKIARGLCYKPRRSIGPPGSYLPPPSVNYDLWCGPAPVKPVTRKKFHYDWHWFWDYGNGEIGNQGVHQMDIARWGLGADTKRSSVISFGGRFRFNDAGETVNTQLAVYGYGPQSLLFEIRALETADRRGVRIGVIFEGTQGSLVWNSVQAGGIAFDLDNRPIETFLAGAGDHFDNFVQAVRCRRVEALHADILEGHLSSALCHLGNISHRLGNDLLPEAAREIAARIENFDSLQETVEQLVAHLRANRWPTGDDRYLRAGELLAFDTRLEKFINHSRADTYLTRADRKPFVAE, from the coding sequence ATGCAAAACCATTCGCGGCGTCAATTCTTGCACGATACACTCTGGTCGGCCGCTACTGCCGTCATTGCAAGCAACTTACCATTGCAGCCATGCTTTGCTGGCGATCAACAAAGCCGTAGCCCTAGCGAAAGGCTTCGAATTGCAGTGCTAGGAGTGGGTAAGCGTGGAATCGACCATGCGACGGCATTTGCCTCGCGCCAAGATACGGAAGTCGCCATTATTTGCGATGCCGATACGGATACTGGCCAAAAGCGATGCGACGAGTTGCTTGAAAAGACTGGCAGGCGTCCGCATTTTGAACAAGACCTCCGCAAGGTGATTGACAACAAGAGCATCGATATTGTCAGTATCGCTCTGCCCAATCATTGGCATGCCCTGGCGGCCATCTGGGCAATGCAGGCCGGCAAGGATGTCTACGTTGAAAAGCCCGTCAGCCATAACATCGCCGAAGGACGCGCCGTGGTTGATTCGGCCCGCAAATACAAACGCATCTGCCAAACTGGCACGCAGCATCGATCGCTTCCCGGATTGCGCGACGCGATTGCCTATCTGCATTCGGGCAAACTTGGCGATGTGAAAATCGCTCGTGGCCTATGCTATAAGCCCCGCCGTTCGATCGGTCCACCAGGAAGTTATCTCCCGCCGCCCTCGGTGAATTACGATCTGTGGTGTGGTCCTGCGCCCGTTAAACCTGTAACCCGGAAAAAGTTTCACTACGATTGGCATTGGTTTTGGGACTATGGCAACGGCGAGATAGGTAATCAAGGAGTCCATCAAATGGACATTGCGCGTTGGGGACTTGGCGCTGACACCAAGCGTTCTAGCGTCATCAGCTTTGGAGGCCGATTTCGCTTCAACGATGCTGGCGAAACAGTAAACACTCAACTCGCAGTTTACGGCTATGGGCCACAATCGCTGTTATTTGAAATTCGTGCCTTGGAAACCGCGGATCGTCGAGGCGTCCGAATTGGAGTGATCTTCGAAGGGACACAGGGGAGTCTGGTGTGGAACTCAGTGCAAGCAGGTGGTATCGCATTTGACCTCGACAATCGACCCATCGAAACGTTCTTGGCCGGCGCGGGAGATCATTTTGATAACTTTGTGCAGGCAGTTCGTTGCCGACGGGTAGAAGCCCTGCATGCCGATATCTTGGAGGGACATCTTTCGAGCGCACTTTGCCATTTGGGAAATATCTCGCACCGGCTGGGAAACGATCTCTTGCCCGAAGCGGCGCGCGAGATCGCCGCACGCATCGAGAACTTCGATTCCCTACAAGAGACTGTCGAACAGTTGGTTGCTCACTTGCGAGCCAATCGTTGGCCTACTGGCGATGATCGATATCTACGAGCCGGCGAACTGTTGGCTTTCGATACGCGTTTGGAGAAGTTTATCAACCACAGCCGAGCTGACACATATTTAACCCGTGCTGATCGGAAGCCGTTTGTTGCTGAATGA